In Rhodopirellula sp. P2, the DNA window GCACCGCGGGCTGTACACCGAGCACTGTGTGATCTGCCACGGGATCTCGGGCAGCGGCACCGGTCCTGCATCGATGTACCAGTGGCCTTATCCACGGGATTTCCGTGCCGGTGTGTTCAAGTGGAAATCAACGCAGCGGGATGCCAAACCGACTCGCGACGATCTGCGGCGATTACTGGAAAACGGCATTCCTGGCACTCCCATGCCATCGTTCATGACCGTCACACCGAGCGACCGCGAAGCACTGATCGACTACCTGATTTATCTCTCCATTCGCGGCGAAGTCGAGCGTCAGCTCCTGGCTTTGGCGATCGATGATCTCGGTTACGAAGACACGCCGCCAACCGAGGACCTGAGATTGCGAGTGACGACCACGGAGAACGCCAATTCGGGAAGAAACGAGGCAGGGGAGATCGTTTTCACCGACTTGACCCAGTCCAGCCGTGATGCGAAGCCCCCCCCGGCACCTGACGAGGGCAACCAACCTGAACCGACGGCAGTGGAACCGACCGAAGGCGAATTGGCGGTCGAAGAAATCCTGCAGGCGGTGGCCAGCGAATGGGTTCAGCCGCAGGCGCCTCCCGTGCCACCAGAACAGATCCCCCATGCCGCTGATGAACTGCACGCCTCGATCGCTCGCGGTGCCAAATTGTTCAGTGGTCAAGTCACCAACTGCGCGGGGTGCCACGGCCCGGCGGGGCAGGGCGGGTTGCCGCTGAACGACCTGGATGACTGGACCAAAGAATTCACGACTCGGATCGGGATCACGCCCACCGATGCCGACGCGGTCAAACCATTCCGCCAAGCCGGTGCACTGCCGCCGCGAATCATCGAGCCCCGCCGACTGGCTGGGGGGGTGTTGCGAGGCGGCGACGATCCTGAGACCATTTTCCGCCGGATTCAGCACGGAATCGCAGGAACACCAATGCCGGGAATCGAACTGAGCGAGTCGGCAAC includes these proteins:
- a CDS encoding cytochrome c, with translation MLGPHSRLWLLAAACCLPVTVGCNDGEMEFESNRVHAMALERSRDLPTDAALADVELVLAKLFGTPEEPAWPADRLTVDQRELVSLERLQQASGSVESDAENVHRGLYTEHCVICHGISGSGTGPASMYQWPYPRDFRAGVFKWKSTQRDAKPTRDDLRRLLENGIPGTPMPSFMTVTPSDREALIDYLIYLSIRGEVERQLLALAIDDLGYEDTPPTEDLRLRVTTTENANSGRNEAGEIVFTDLTQSSRDAKPPPAPDEGNQPEPTAVEPTEGELAVEEILQAVASEWVQPQAPPVPPEQIPHAADELHASIARGAKLFSGQVTNCAGCHGPAGQGGLPLNDLDDWTKEFTTRIGITPTDADAVKPFRQAGALPPRIIEPRRLAGGVLRGGDDPETIFRRIQHGIAGTPMPGIELSESATSGTGLTPGDVWDLVHYVQSLVQPTPKPSVRVVDDKNSSAAAKTGVSL